The Vanacampus margaritifer isolate UIUO_Vmar chromosome 16, RoL_Vmar_1.0, whole genome shotgun sequence genome includes the window ATGGAGTGGGAGAGAGCACGGCCATATGGCAGAGATCAGGCAGACTTTCTACCTCACATGGCACAGCGTCAGCTACAGCAAGGGGGAGGCAGCCAAGGGCAGCGGGGGGAGAAGAGGGAGGATGCACACAAGCGTTTCCATACATCTTATAGACATCAGACATCCTGAGGTACTCCTGCATCGACAGCCAAAGATAAGCACAGGAAAACCCGAGACGGCTAGCCACTACATTAGACACGGCGACATCATCGAATGAGATCCAATAGAAGAGCtgcatcaactttttttttttttttttaactgtacattAAAAAGCATATTACTGAGATGAGTATAGACcaaattgtttataaaaaaaaaataaataaatttggggAGATTTTTTTGCTTCGATTTGCGCAGACGCAAGAATTTAGCACTACATTGTGTCAGTTAACTCCACTTCACGATAAGCAGCAAGTAgagaacaattcttcaaaaaagaagCTTCAAACTATTTACTGcaactcccagttgaagttcacTGTCAAGCTAAACAAAAGAATGAAACCTTGcgtatttaaaaacaaccacacaactttgttttacaattttaatgctaatgctaaatagcatCTATGTTGTGGTGCTATAATCGTTTAAACAACAAATTGACCACAAACAtgtacacagatttttttttcctctttgaagaaTAACTATTTATTAattctttcttcatttttttcctatattAGCGCCATACTGATGACTGAGAGGAGTTGAGATGTCTCAATAAATAGCATCTGACTGACTTATACTGCCGAGCGATGGCCATTCAACTGATACTGTGCGAGAAAAATactgtttatattttaattgtatttaattgtgtAATTTCTGTATAATTTAATAAAGTAGTATATTTTGGAATtctattttaacaaataaaaacacacattttaacaacttttgctgttttttttttttttgggtggcagAACAGCtaaattttatttctatttatttaaaaaaaaaaaaaaaagatacagctaaatttaatttctatttcttTAAAAGAATTATTGTTTTATCCAAAACTTCACAATggataatatttatattattaaaagTAGGGACAGTTGAGTACGGATACCAGGTAGGTATCATATTGGgctgataccaggccttatttttAGGTATCAGAACTTGCAACAGTGGCTAATACCAGCACTGGCCACCCTCTTGTTTctgttttacgatcagaaaATAGAaggatagaaaattgccattaatttcatgcagttttGATGGAAAATGCATTCTTGGGATACATAtaaaaattttcttttttcttttgtcattgtttttgggtgGGTGAAATTTTATGtaacaaaagtactagtggtatcaataCATGgaaagagttgagtactcttactggtattggtctgtaaaaaaaaaaaaaaaaaaaaagtggtatcaaacatccaaAACAGTAAATGTGAGAAtgtcaaaaacatttaaaaaaaaaaaaaaaatccacattatATAGACAGCTCTTGCATCGAACCTCATTTCAATGCTGTAGCCGGTGTGGTAGCTAAGACATGCCAACAATCAGAACGCAAACACttctacatttaaaatgaacatgcTTGGAAGTTCATTTCATATTAGGTTaattcttttacttttttttcctgtttgctTTTACCTCCTGTAGCCTAACAGGGTAGACTTCAGGGGAAGGGCCGTGTAAGGTAGAAGGAGGACAAGGGCTATGAGAGGGGTCGTTCTCATAAACAAGCTCGGGTTCGTTGATATGGAGCTGTTCGAAAAAGGTTATcgaattaaaacaataaacattaaagagtgagcgtgtgtgtgtgtgtgtgtgtgtgtgtgtgtagccctCCTTCACAAACACTTTCTTTTGCTCCAACTCACCTCTTTCATTTTGCTGTTGCTCTTTGGGAAGTTCCTACCGCCAGCCATGCTGTGGTACCGGTTCTCCAGGGCGCTTAACCTGTCCTGCTCCTACGTAGGAGAACATTATAGAGTACATATTGTGCAATGCACTTCTCACTTGTGGTGTCAAAATCCGCTCCCCGAGgacctgagtcctgcatgttttagagcaggggttgcctgttttccatgtttcacgaatcaggtgtgttagtggagagaaccgtggaaaacaggttggataggggctctcgaggatcgAAGTTGAGCACCcctgttttagaggtttcccacgttcaacacagctgttTCATAtataagctcatcagcaagttccGCAGGAGCCTGATCATTATCCTGATCattaaatcaggtgtgttggagtagagaaacctcaaaaacatgcaggattcaGGCCCTCGGGGACCGAATCTTGACACATGTGCTCTATTGGAACCTTGTGTAACAGCTGTAGAGTGGCCGCCCTTTCTTTCGCCATCCTGTCACAGTCGTGAGTAGCTTGTGAGCCCAGTTGCTTCACCTGAGCGTCCAGAGTAGCCATTTTCTCCTGAATAGAGATTCCTTGTTTATTGCGAATTAAATTGGTAGGTAATTACTAAAGAATACtcaggggtgtcaggtgattacaatttttcagcgtaattaattacattacttcaatagttaactcacgattaatctcaaattttatgtgttctaaatgttcactaaaatatttgtttctaatggtcatactcttgttataaaaatgggggggaatttattaataaaaatatggctgaatATTTtagtcataataattcataaaacgttaaaattaaaaagatatactgtactgtaaaaaaaacgagtgtgatattgatttgcgttgaggtcatttttctgccactagatggcataattgcatttgtaaaacattggtgacagctcagtgcattatTAAGAGCTATCGAACCTTAAAcctgaagtaacttgtgaaattgtgaaACAAcgtgaccccagtctccacaaatatatgcattattattacatttgtttctGCTAAATCCCCCCAGTACTGTACAGGCTTTCTAAGTAAGGGGCGGCCATTAgtcgtgtgttaaaaaaaatatagtggcattaaaggaactttaaattaactcaaaatgaatgcactaattttgacacccctagcaaaaaaacaaagcaaaacaaaaatgactgcttcaaatgtgtgtttttctccCACTTCTCACCTTCCTCTTGGCCACACTACAGTGATACTCGGTTTGCTCCTGAAGAAACTGCGAGCACTGGGTCTCCTTTCGCTCCTCCAGACTGCTTTCCTCCTCCAGCTGGCAAAACTCGAGTTCCTCAAATTGCTTTGTGCCAACTTCCAGAGCTTCCGCTTTCTATCCATCCACAGACACAAGGTTGAATCAGATATTTAGATAAGAATCATCAGCAACCAAGAAGCATCATTCATTCGTTAATCCCTgtctttgtgatttttttttcttttttaaaatacacttaTGTGATGAAACTGAGCAGATCAGGTCAGGTGGCAagaatttacatattttaaataccTAAACATTACATGCAATAACATCTGGTAGtgtctgaaaatattaaatgaggTGATTGTTGTAGTATAATGCATGCAAAGTTTTAGAGCAATTGTGTTAATACGATTAATGATTACGGACAGATTTTCGTTTTTCATTCTGATAGAGGGAACCAGCAGTAGCAAAAGCTAAGTAGCGATAGCCTGCAGCATCATACTTACAAAAGGCATTGACTAGTAAGATATTTAAAGAATGATAGGCaggacaaaagaagaaatcagagcacatttattattattattattattaatatgagATCATCTATGTCATACAGAATGTACGTCTGCATAAGGCTCTTTCTTTGGTGTTCAGTATATGGTAACTCACTGTTGCCAGCCAGTGGGCTGCGTGAGAACACTGACCCTGCTGAGCTGCTCCTGTAACTGTTCCCTTAGAGACAAGGGGCAATTATCAAATTGCCTCTTCAGCTCATTGTACTCATTCCTCTGCTTTTCCAGGACCTTCCGCTCAGCCGACACATTAGCCCTCCCCTAAAAACacatggaaacacacacacacacacacacacacacacatacatacaaaattgTGTACAGACTAGGCATGGGCATGATCAATCTGTTTATCAGTTGTTGTATTTTTCCGTTTCGATAGAGAAGCAAGCTAGCCAAAAGGAATTCAATACTTGGGAGCAACCAGCAGAGGGCACAAGCAATTAAGGGCCCTTCTAGTTTGCTGCATAAACGGGTTGTCGAACAAATTGAAACAGGAAATTACAATGTACTACAAATACAAGATAAATACACCCATAAACTGAAATAccaatgttgaaaaaataagCAAACGTCCACTAGCGGACGTTTTTAATTTGAAGTATATTGCACATATCACAATACATTATTGTGCAAATTAGTGACCAGTAGCTtgtgaccactttttttttttttttgctgctgccaTTTatgttttcaattcaattcaatttagaaAAGGATGCTCCCAGTTACAAAAGTGAGGTAAAACTAAAGGTATCATATTTTGGCCTATTATAGCTGATtgttacttttttgtgtgtgtgtttttcttaatGCTTCTATATTTCTCAATAAAATAGTTTGTCATGGACCTGGTGCCACATATGCATAATATGATACTGTAAAGACTACAGTATATGAAAGAGACTACGCCCTGTAgactacttatttttttaaaaaagttgatTGTACTAGTCTGTTACTGAATCCAAAATCTTGTAATGGCTCAAGGATTTATGTACAAATGCCCATCCCTAGTCCATACACATGAATCTgaaaagacaattaaaaaaaaaaaaagacacctcaAATTCATGCAGTCAAGCATTGCTGGCCAAGGCAGTTTAAGTAAGTAGAATAAAGCGCGTGGTCATGTTGTTAGAAGTTGAAATTATTCAGTAACGTTATTCACCGGATgggaaataaacattaaaagcaCACAAAGGTCTGCATCAGCAGTTAAGTGTTAATCAAATCCAGTTAGGCGTGTAAGAAAAATGTGTGAGGCATATTCCAAATATAGGATCAGCTTTGCTTTGTTATGAATCACACAACAATCAGCTGAAATCCGAGAAGGTGGCGCTCTGGTAGGTTTCCGGCCCATGCGGTATCAAACATCCACATGCGAAGACTTTTGTCGTCGTGTACACGTCACAGTGTTGCGCAAACCTTGTCCTTCTCCCTCTGAGTGGCTTTGTTCAGCTGGCTCAGTTTGAGCTGCAGCTGCGAAATCAGCTCCCGTTCGGCCTCCACCTGCTCCTGCTCCGCTTGCCTCTCGGCCTGCAGCAGAGCCTGCTCCATCTCCACCTGCGGGGGCCCCGCGCATGACGAGTCACAGTGTGCGTGCATGAGGACTAACTTTGACGCCGAATAAAGACATGGCAGGTGAGCTCGACCTCTTGTTTGGTCTCTTTCAGCTGCTGCTCCAGCTCGCTGACTCTCTGCCTCAGATCATCCACCCTGGCTAACATCTTGCTCCTCTCCTCTTCCAGGTAGATGTGCTCCTGACCGGCTGCCACCTCCTCACACTAAAGTCATAATGGTATTAAAAGCGGTGAGAAATCACATTTTCCCTCAATGTTCTgttcagtaaacatttttgaagtgAAATAAGTTCATCACCTCTTGATGTGTGCTCTCAGTGCTGCTCGACTCCTCAGCCTGCGCCTCCTCATCGTTCTCCTTCCCCCTCTCGCCCCCCGCACCCCTTCCTCCCCTTAGTAGCCCGCTCCTCACCACCTCCGCCAGGTCCACCGCGCTTTCCTCGTGGTTATACCCCGCACACAGATTCAGGATGGTCTCCAGCCTCTGCCGCTCCTGTGAAAGAGGGCCGACACATGGGAGAGGGATTCATACGTAGCACTTACAGTAGATCCTGTTGCGCTGGAGAGAAACGGTCCCATTTGAGCAGCTGTCGCAAAGCCGCAACGGCTAGACGGCTGTAATGTGATAGCAGGAGGCCCTAAGATGGTGTATTTTGTCTCAGGAGGGGGCAAGCAAAATGAAATCAGTTTGAATTTGTTATGACTAATATTTGTTGGATTGTTGGTTGATGAatgagaatttattttaattctaaCAAGGGTACGGTATTTTATCTAGGGATGTTCAATGCTactttttcagaccgataccagtgggagtaaaaaaaaactcttgagcAGTCACTGGTACCGATACCACGAACCGATACCACAAGtaattttgaaatataaaacttccacaaaaaacaactacagataaatgcattctattttaaatgttttaagtgtcccaaagacgatttttttatgctggagctttttaaaaatatatatatattttgtatgagcgtgagaatgtgcgtgtgtgtgtgcatgtgtgcgtgcgtgtgagtgtgtactcattaattcacctaaaacctattaaaattcccataccgttcaccaaaACCGAATACTAGAGTCGTGAgtttgtcaggagacccgaggaaggatcaaagaaaacaaaggaaagtgaaatccagtgaaaccgaccagacatcacctactaccctccgggttaccaaccagagtctttcaccaaccccagaaacatctaaattccaacaaattagggagaccttaTGCTggagctttgatgcagcctctcaactgcaaagaacggttgaagaaatggtagttattacacaaagggccagcaggtggcagcagagcaaacactaaccctcaaccagggccatgttggggaaaaaaagctcttttactcacatttctaaataaatgATGACGTTTAGCTATATTGTTTTACTAAATGACcccattttgggggaaattgtttgtatcaaaagtactagtggtattggtagtatcggtgactactcaagagtttagTAGTCATACTGCCTGGTATtggtctgagaaaaaaaagtggtattaaaCATCCCTACTAATAAATATGCaaggctgactttttttttttttttttttttatctcaagtgCCTTTTAAAGCACTTGACAGTCAGTTGACCCTCATCACTGCAAACAATTGCAAACGCCTTCATTTACCAAAATAGGAGAGCAGAATATGTAATTATCATTCCCGTTGCACACAAATTGGAGTTCAGGCAAAAACAACTGGaccagcaaaacaaacaaactacttTTAGGCAGCTGATTTTAAGTGATCTTGATTCTAGGCTGTTAAAATAACCACCAAACTGAGAGCAAAATGAACAAAGTGCTGAGGTCCTCCTGTtttactataaataaaaaagtggtaattaaaaaaaaaagaaaaaaacatcttcaaCGCCAGTGaaccaaaatgttaaataaataggTTATGAAGATAGAGACCTATTTGCATTTAATAGGTTGTCACATTTAGCCTTTATTTAAGAATTACCAATCATTTTGAAAGAGCTGAAATATTCAGACTGTGTTGCAACTTGCAAGTTAGGCAACTTCCCTGTTGTGATAATTCTAAAATTAACTTTTCTATTCTGTCACTTTCTCCCTTGCAGTGAGTGACCTTTGCTTTAATCAAGAGGTGAATTGAAACATGCATATACAGCCCAGAGGGTTTGCACACTAAGAGGAAATCCTGTCTTTGTACTCAACTTCTATATGCTCTTCATGTTTTATCTCTTAATGCTCTTGACCATACATGTCATTAAACTATTtgacaaaagacaaacatttacagtactgtatactgGACATGCAAATTTCTTTTCTAATGGTTTAGGATATTTATGGTACACTATGGTTGTGTCCTGTTACATTAGTTGGTATTGTGTGTcttgttcttaactcattcactgccattgacggctttagaggtcaaaaattcatttttaactatttaattaatttaattaatcaaaataaaaaaattgtatcgcctgacgacctaatttataataatcttttttaaaataatctttttttcaaaaacctaatttttaataatcttttctttttgtttttaaaataatcttttttcaaagaaaagattaataaaattagggcatcaggtaattaattgcatgacatcaatagttaactcatgattaatcacaaattttatatctggtctaaatgtacaatatttttttcatactcttgttaacaaaagtggaaaaaaaatattaaactaatagaaatagttaaaataaatttttgacgtcgacagccgtcaatggcagtgaatgagttaatcaattcTCAAAATGGAGCCACCAGGGTGTGTATGGTAACGCAACACAAGtgagtaaataaatgtattttcctgATGTGTTCCTGGCTGATAAATTtggtagtcattttttttaatgtgtcccAATGCAATGAAAATATTTCCTGCAAATTGTTTTCCCATATTCTGCTCCAAAGCTTCCAATAAACACAGAATGGAGAATATTActgcttaaaaaacaaacatccttTGTTTATATTGACTGACAGCATAGCAGGAATGGAAAAAATCCTGCTGAGAAGTAAATCTAAAGCATGTGTTAAGTATATATTGGTCACCATGTTAGGTACAAATGCATAGTCTTATACTGTATACCAGGgatctgcaacctgcggctctggagccacgtGTGGTACTTGAGTCTGTCTCTTGTGGCTCCCTTTGGATCTCTTAAAAATCAgtagaaaataatatatattttttacatttattttttagagaaaatataaaaaatctgaaaattaccataaaatgtcattggaattgccccaaaaaagtaaaaaagaaaacgttcaaaaattaactacaaaatgtccaaaaacaaaacaagaaatccccaaaattgccttaaaatgtccacaaaattgccaaaaatgttaaaaaaattgatcGCAGAAAAAGgcaggatttttttctctcaaaaatagctaaaaaaaatgtccaaaaaggatgacgagaggcagaaaaaaaaggcagaaaagtctaaaaatatatgaaaaacaaagtatgaaaaattgcaaaaaaataaaaatccaaaaatgtaaggtagaagaaaatgaatgtatagtatacagtacataaaatatacagtatcacGACATAACTACATGCAGTTCATAAAACAAGACTTTCCCCCcctcgtttttttatttagcttaTGCCTCACATTAATGCATGACAACTTAGTTATCTCCTTTGCATGCCCATCTTAGCCTGTAAAATGTCCAATCCAATTGCATGTTGCCGGTAACTGTTATTTGTCACCAGAGACCACGGAGTTCCTGAAATAGCTATCAGCCACCCCCCCTGGCTCCTGTGATGGCCTCAGCTGTCAAAAGCCAGCTGGGACGGGGCCTATAGTGGGCGTGGCTAGATGGATGACGGAGCGCAAGTATGTCATCTGTAGTCTATGACACTTTGGTATGGATCCTAGGTCACATATGCTGCTTTGAAAGTATAAACGCCATTTCACGTGGCTCGTAAATATAGTGTTGAGTAATACCCAGCCATGCCCACTATGCTCATAAGACTTCTAGGCGGAGGGTGTCAACCAGCGTCACCCGGGCTGCTTAGACCAAGGGTTAGCAGCCTTTACTGTcgaaagagccattttaggccaaataaataaataaacaatctgtctggagccgcaaaacatttgaacattgtgatgaacgaaacagtgtgttagtctaatgtattgagagcccaagagctaattaaagctgcaccataacagaaaaatataaagcatccaattcattttcttctGTCTTCCGttttgggatttatttatttttaattaacttttctgcctttctgtcaaattatataaaaattctAAATTATATACATATTACATATGGTAATTGTatgcctttttattattattgtaaaaaaaatgctatcaattttatgacattttgggctattttgtggacattttatcttAATTTTGGGAAACTACTttttggatatatattttttcagctttttatttttaagttaaaatcaatgttctaactttttttttgcaattttctggacattttattaatttcgggtgggggggttgttttgtttttggtacattttatagttacttcttgaacgtttcttttttttttatgatcaatTTTCTGGCCTTTTTTGCCAATTCattcaaagacattttatggtcattttctgccttttgacttttgtttttgtacattttctggttaccttttgaatgttttctcttctgcctttttttaatcaaatctctgacatttttggcaatttcatgggcATTTTATCATAAaattctgcttttcctcttcctttttggatcATTTGTGGGCACTTTTTGGACATATTTAGGCaactttcatctttctttttctgatATTTGGACactgacctttttttaatattaatttaatcatttttatgtaatcattatttaattttaataatattttatcaaaaaaatatataaataaatatgtagaaaaaatagatattaatttccactatttttttattttattttttagatccacagggcgccacaggagagggactaaagagccacatgtggctccagagccgcaggttgcagaccgaTGGCTTGGACTGACAATGCCAGTAACACTCATTCACTGCATTCACAGACAATGCAATCAACACCaagccaccaaaaaaaaacaataaaaatataatgaaatttCTGCTGTGAGTTGCCTCACTTACCAGCTTCTCCATTTGCTGCTCACGCAGCCTCTCCTCTCTCTGCCAGCGGTGGTACTCCAGCAGTTCATCCTCATTGTCGTTAACGGCAGATATGCTGTTCTTGCGCTCCCGGGAATACGCTTTCATAACATTGGAGTCCTTGCTGGATGATCCGATGTTCTCACACGAAGGCTTTCTTTGGCTGTGAGGGCTGGTGGCAGGAGATGAGAGGAGGGTGTTAGTCTGATGTCTGCTTCCAGTCTCCAGGGCGGTGCCAGGGGATGGATTCTGGCCGTACAACGCCCTCATGGCCTCAGCCTGAGAGGCGGGTGTGGGTTTGCGATGAGTCTTCGGGCTCTGCTGGATGGGTTTGGCGGTCAAACTCTGTGATCCTGGAGTCCCTCTGCGGGACATGTAAGGACTCAGAGGAGGAAGGCTGGTGGACGCGGTCGACTCGGGAGTCCAAAGCGGCTCTCGCCTAGGACTTGGGTGTCTCCTCTGGAGGGTGGAACCTCTCAGTCGAGGGCTGGATGGAGCCGCCGGTGAAGAGTTGTTACTTATGCTGCCCTGTGCGGACCCCCTGCTGGGCAGAGTGGGGCTTGACATGACCTCTGACCTGACATTCCTAAGAAGCTTTGGGCTGTCTTGTACTCGCTGTCCGTCGCTAGAGGTCACAGAGAGGGATGTCCGCGGGTGAGGCACAGGCATGTTGGATCGGGGAGGCACAAGTGGAAGATTTCCCACAGAGTTGCTGTTCTCTTCTCTCGTGTTGTTGCTTCTACTTCCATTGAGCACATTCTGAGACGGCTGAGGAAGTGACGCCTTTGCTGTTTTGGGGGACGATGGCACCTTCTGTGAGAGGCTCCCGTGGATGTCCTTTACCAAGGTGCTGATTTTTGAGCTGCCGTGGCTGGGAAAAGACTGGTGGGTCCCATTCAGGATGCTATGGGGGTCTGCAGGAGGGGGTGAGAAACACTTGCTGTTAAATAAACAACCCGGCACACTCAGACGAACAGTTGCACAAAcacaagtaaacaaacaaaggaGGAATGTGCTCTGTTGCATATGGCAGCCCGTAAAAGGAAGACTACGTATTGCACCCACATACATTGTTTCTTTGTTGGCTAAATGATAAATGTCTAGGGGCTGGCATTCTGTGGTCGGGATGTTATGCTGTTCAGTTGTGTAGTAATCCTTCTGGGATCTGGAGCTGCTAAATATAAAAGCTGCAGAATGTGCCTCACATGAAATCAGGAAAGAATGGGCCCAACACTGGGCAGGGTGTGGCGCCTTTTACGGTTCTTTATGTCCTATAAGGTCAGcgtaaaagaaataaatatcaCTGACCGCAAAAAAGTTGCAGCTACAATAGGTCATTAGTCAATGAATTAAGCGCACACAGTCTAATATAGGCCAagataaatatatgtttttgttttgaatattgcGGAATAGTTAGTTGTTTATAGTATgagcagcaaaatatttaactGCAAcctcaataataaatatattgatgAAGGAAATCCGTTttgacttaaaataaatttaaatagatATCTCTCTTACAGTGTCAATCACAACTTTACTAAAGGTAGAAAGGGAGGTTGCAATCAGATTAAATATTAGATTAAGCGTCTGGTAATTttataatgaaagaaaaatgccaTATTTTCTATGTAAATCGTGAGTTTGTAGTCCATTCTGAAACAATAATTGTATTTAACAATGGGGACACACCTCAAGTGTAAAGCAGCAATTTAAATGAACCAGATCCCAACAAATCTGGGCCGCACATAATTAGTTCTCAACAGGCTATTTTGGAATCAACTCATGGATGACGATCCAAGGTACTTCCAAATTCTAAGAAAGTCGGTGATGTTTTTGTACACAGCTATTATTAGTAAATCAatgtttttacaataatgtaAGGTTAGAcctaaaaacacagaaaaagctAATCAACCGCACATTTGTTATTGACCATCTAGATTTAAGATGGATTTCTTAccagaatgttgtgtttttgatgTGCTTAGTGCTTGGCTTCCTCCAGGCAGCATGTTTTTCATCCTCAGGGCCTCTTCTGGATGGTTGAAGCGGAAAAAAGTGGACTGACCAAAACACAGCATGCAAcctgtcaataataaaaaaaaaaatcctgggggTAACAAACATCtcaaatggatttttaatgCCACCTTAAAAACATCCTTACAATACTTGAG containing:
- the phldb1a gene encoding pleckstrin homology-like domain family B member 1 isoform X10; this encodes MEHQVSDHSDISAADMQRRGGGQVERGRETHQVLQGTPLDLIETGKSLKVQAERPHLVSLGSGRLSTAITLLPLQEGRSTLGSGGTDISLLGPGIKAQHCYIENQAGTITLYPCGNQCAVDGFPVTKPYRLSQGCMLCFGQSTFFRFNHPEEALRMKNMLPGGSQALSTSKTQHSDPHSILNGTHQSFPSHGSSKISTLVKDIHGSLSQKVPSSPKTAKASLPQPSQNVLNGSRSNNTREENSNSVGNLPLVPPRSNMPVPHPRTSLSVTSSDGQRVQDSPKLLRNVRSEVMSSPTLPSRGSAQGSISNNSSPAAPSSPRLRGSTLQRRHPSPRREPLWTPESTASTSLPPLSPYMSRRGTPGSQSLTAKPIQQSPKTHRKPTPASQAEAMRALYGQNPSPGTALETGSRHQTNTLLSSPATSPHSQRKPSCENIGSSSKDSNVMKAYSRERKNSISAVNDNEDELLEYHRWQREERLREQQMEKLERQRLETILNLCAGYNHEESAVDLAEVVRSGLLRGGRGAGGERGKENDEEAQAEESSSTESTHQECEEVAAGQEHIYLEEERSKMLARVDDLRQRVSELEQQLKETKQEVEMEQALLQAERQAEQEQVEAERELISQLQLKLSQLNKATQREKDKGRANVSAERKVLEKQRNEYNELKRQFDNCPLSLREQLQEQLSRKAEALEVGTKQFEELEFCQLEEESSLEERKETQCSQFLQEQTEYHCSVAKRKEKMATLDAQVKQLGSQATHDCDRMAKERAATLQLLHKEQDRLSALENRYHSMAGGRNFPKSNSKMKEDIMAAGEPRSCPPPLPAKSFSARRHGQLLKSKSDGEVGHTASCPPVNCVTTAPQSTLSRDKTSKGLQLMLKEVSNPLDMDSRKMNKDPFPTVHHSILHHQCPPSGNQAYDTLSLESSDSLETSISTSNSACTPESASGLETQRLEEMEKMLKEAQQEKARLIEHREREAQTRRHLLEEERKRREEAERRLMDETAHRRRLVEEEVKMREKNFSQARPMTRYLPNLKEEFDLRAHVESSGHSIDTCPFVILTEKMCKGHLVKMGGKIKSWKKRWFVFDRLKRNFCYYVDKHETKLKGLIYFQAIEEVYYDHLRIATKSPNPSLTFCVKTHDRLYYMVAPSPEAMRIWMDVIVTGAEGYTQFMS
- the phldb1a gene encoding pleckstrin homology-like domain family B member 1 isoform X9, translating into MEHQVSDHSDISAADMQRRGGGQVERGRETHQVLQGTPLDLIETGKSLKVQAERPHLVSLGSGRLSTAITLLPLQEGRSTLGSGGTDISLLGPGIKAQHCYIENQAGTITLYPCGNQCAVDGFPVTKPYRLSQGCMLCFGQSTFFRFNHPEEALRMKNMLPGGSQALSTSKTQHSDPHSILNGTHQSFPSHGSSKISTLVKDIHGSLSQKVPSSPKTAKASLPQPSQNVLNGSRSNNTREENSNSVGNLPLVPPRSNMPVPHPRTSLSVTSSDGQRVQDSPKLLRNVRSEVMSSPTLPSRGSAQGSISNNSSPAAPSSPRLRGSTLQRRHPSPRREPLWTPESTASTSLPPLSPYMSRRGTPGSQSLTAKPIQQSPKTHRKPTPASQAEAMRALYGQNPSPGTALETGSRHQTNTLLSSPATSPHSQRKPSCENIGSSSKDSNVMKAYSRERKNSISAVNDNEDELLEYHRWQREERLREQQMEKLERQRLETILNLCAGYNHEESAVDLAEVVRSGLLRGGRGAGGERGKENDEEAQAEESSSTESTHQECEEVAAGQEHIYLEEERSKMLARVDDLRQRVSELEQQLKETKQEVEMEQALLQAERQAEQEQVEAERELISQLQLKLSQLNKATQREKDKGRANVSAERKVLEKQRNEYNELKRQFDNCPLSLREQLQEQLSRKAEALEVGTKQFEELEFCQLEEESSLEERKETQCSQFLQEQTEYHCSVAKRKEKMATLDAQVKQLGSQATHDCDRMAKERAATLQLLHKEQDRLSALENRYHSMAGGRNFPKSNSKMKESQPELSRNAMPPINLERWYQDIMAAGEPRSCPPPLPAKSFSARRHGQLLKSKSDGEVGHTASCPPVNCVTTAPQSTLSRDKTSKGLQLMLKEVSNPLDMDSRKMNKDPFPTVHHSILHHQCPPSGNQAYDTLSLESSDSLETSISTSNSACTPESASGLETQRLEEMEKMLKEAQQEKARLIEHREREAQTRRHLLEEERKRREEAERRLMDETAHRRRLVEEEVKMREKNFSQARPMTRYLPNLKEEFDLRAHVESSGHSIDTCPFVILTEKMCKGHLVKMGGKIKSWKKRWFVFDRLKRNFCYYVDKHETKLKGLIYFQAIEEVYYDHLRIATKSPNPSLTFCVKTHDRLYYMVAPSPEAMRIWMDVIVTGAEGYTQFMS